In the genome of Angustibacter sp. Root456, one region contains:
- a CDS encoding class II 3-deoxy-7-phosphoheptulonate synthase, with translation MLEGLDAWRSMPAAQQPTWGDDAALAQAVQTLRKSPPLVFAGECDELRARLAAAARGEAFVLQGGDCAETFSGTNADDIRDRIKTILQMAVVLTYGASLPVVKLGRMAGQFAKPRSSDVETRDGVSLPAYRGDAVNDYAFTAEARRHDPARLVQAYHASSSTLNLIRAFTQGGFADLRQVHEWNRGFVGNTAKARYEVMARDIDKAMRFMDACGADFDALRTVAFYASHEALILEYERALTRIDSRTGDPYDVSGHFVWIGERTRQLDGAHVDLLSRVRNPIGVKLGPKTSADDVLRLIDKLDPDREPGRLTFISRMGAERIRDALPALVETVASAEGQVLWICDPMHGNGFESPSGYKTRRFDDIIEELRGFFEVHKALGTVPGGVHLELTGSDVTECLGGYEQIDEEGLAMRYESVCDPRLNHQQSLEVAFLVAEMLGER, from the coding sequence GTGCTCGAGGGCCTGGACGCCTGGCGCTCGATGCCGGCCGCCCAGCAGCCGACGTGGGGCGACGACGCCGCGCTCGCGCAGGCGGTGCAGACGCTGCGCAAGAGCCCGCCGCTGGTGTTCGCGGGAGAGTGCGACGAGCTGCGGGCCCGGCTGGCGGCCGCCGCCCGCGGTGAGGCCTTCGTGCTGCAGGGTGGGGACTGCGCCGAGACCTTCAGTGGCACGAATGCCGACGACATCCGCGACCGGATCAAGACGATCCTGCAGATGGCCGTCGTGCTGACGTACGGCGCGAGCCTGCCGGTGGTCAAGCTCGGCCGGATGGCGGGCCAGTTCGCCAAGCCGCGCAGCAGCGACGTCGAGACGCGCGACGGCGTGAGCCTGCCTGCCTACCGCGGCGACGCCGTCAACGACTACGCGTTCACCGCCGAGGCGCGCCGGCACGACCCGGCGCGGCTCGTGCAGGCCTACCACGCGAGCAGCTCGACGCTGAACCTCATCCGCGCGTTCACCCAGGGTGGCTTCGCCGACCTGCGCCAGGTGCACGAGTGGAACCGTGGTTTCGTCGGCAACACCGCCAAGGCTCGTTACGAGGTCATGGCCCGCGACATCGACAAGGCCATGCGCTTCATGGACGCGTGCGGCGCCGACTTCGACGCGCTGCGCACGGTCGCCTTCTACGCGAGCCACGAGGCGTTGATCCTGGAGTACGAGCGGGCGCTCACGCGCATCGACTCGCGCACCGGCGACCCCTACGACGTCTCGGGGCACTTCGTGTGGATCGGTGAGCGCACCCGCCAGCTCGACGGTGCGCACGTCGACCTGCTCTCGCGCGTGCGCAACCCGATCGGCGTCAAGCTGGGCCCCAAGACCTCCGCCGACGACGTCCTGCGGCTCATCGACAAGCTCGATCCCGACCGCGAGCCCGGTCGCCTCACCTTCATCAGCCGCATGGGCGCCGAGCGCATCCGCGACGCGCTGCCAGCGCTCGTCGAGACCGTCGCGTCGGCCGAGGGCCAGGTGCTGTGGATCTGCGATCCCATGCACGGCAACGGTTTCGAGTCGCCGTCGGGCTACAAGACGCGCCGGTTCGACGACATCATCGAGGAGCTGCGTGGCTTCTTCGAGGTGCACAAGGCGCTGGGTACCGTGCCGGGTGGCGTGCACCTCGAGCTCACCGGCTCGGACGTCACCGAGTGCCTCGGGGGCTACGAGCAGATCGACGAGGAAGGCCTCGCCATGCGGTACGAGTCGGTGTGCGACCCGCGGCTCAACCACCAGCAGAGCCTCGAGGTCGCGTTCCTCGTCGCGGAGATGCTGGGGGAGCGCTGA
- a CDS encoding 6-phosphofructokinase, translated as MRIGLLTGGGDCPGLNAVIRAVVLKGSRLGHEFVGFQDGWRGPLEGRSRPLVEEDVEDVLSRGGTILGSSRTNPYKVDGGVEQIRQNLEAAGVDALIAIGGEDTLGVAKRLTDDGIPVVGVPKTIDNDLGATDYTFGFDTAVSIATEAVDRLRTTAESHHRALVVEVMGRHAGWIALHSGLAGGANGILIPETPFDVDTVCGWVRSRFERGHASIIVVAEGAVPEGGAEVLATGETDAFGHVRLGGVGTWLAAEIEQRTGHETRAVVLGHVQRGGTPTAYDRVLSTRFGLQAIDAAHEGDFGLMVALRGTDIVRVPLSEATAELKTVPPERYAEVETFFG; from the coding sequence ATGCGCATCGGTCTGCTCACCGGCGGGGGAGACTGCCCCGGCCTCAACGCCGTCATCCGCGCCGTGGTCCTCAAGGGCAGTCGGCTCGGGCACGAGTTCGTCGGCTTCCAGGACGGCTGGCGCGGCCCGCTCGAGGGCCGCTCGCGCCCCCTCGTCGAGGAGGACGTCGAGGACGTCCTCTCTCGCGGCGGCACCATCCTCGGCTCCTCGCGCACCAACCCCTACAAGGTCGACGGCGGCGTCGAGCAGATCCGCCAGAACCTCGAGGCGGCCGGCGTCGACGCGCTCATCGCCATCGGCGGCGAGGACACCCTCGGCGTGGCCAAGCGGCTCACCGACGACGGCATCCCGGTGGTCGGCGTGCCCAAGACCATCGACAACGACCTCGGTGCCACCGACTACACCTTCGGCTTCGACACCGCCGTCTCCATCGCCACCGAGGCGGTCGACCGGCTGCGCACCACCGCCGAGTCGCACCACCGCGCGCTCGTCGTCGAGGTGATGGGTCGCCACGCAGGCTGGATCGCGTTGCACTCGGGCCTCGCGGGTGGCGCGAACGGCATCCTGATCCCCGAGACGCCGTTCGACGTCGACACCGTCTGCGGCTGGGTGCGCTCGCGGTTCGAGCGCGGCCACGCCTCGATCATCGTGGTGGCCGAGGGTGCGGTGCCCGAGGGGGGCGCGGAGGTGCTGGCCACTGGTGAGACCGACGCCTTCGGGCACGTCCGGCTCGGCGGCGTGGGCACGTGGCTGGCCGCCGAGATCGAGCAGCGCACCGGTCACGAGACGCGGGCCGTGGTGCTCGGCCACGTGCAGCGCGGCGGGACGCCCACCGCCTACGACCGGGTGCTCTCGACGCGGTTCGGGCTGCAGGCCATCGACGCCGCGCACGAGGGCGACTTCGGCCTGATGGTCGCCTTGCGCGGCACCGACATCGTGCGCGTCCCGCTGTCTGAGGCCACCGCCGAGCTCAAGACCGTGCCGCCCGAGCGCTACGCCGAGGTCGAGACCTTCTTCGGCTGA
- a CDS encoding DUF1028 domain-containing protein, whose protein sequence is MTFSIVGRDGDAYGVAVASKFLAVGYAVPGARAGVGAIATQAYANLAYRPQGLDLLAGGASSRDVVERLTGADDGRDQRQVGVVSASDAATFTGPACHDWAGGRAGDDYAVQGNILVGEQVVEAMEAAWTASAGSPISQRLLAALRAGDEAGGDRRGRQSAAIVVVRPGAGYGGDDTALDLRVDDHEQPVAELERLAALHELYFGEPDPQALLPLEGEVADEVRSLLARLGHEGGDLDALLDDWAGSANFEMRLRPGRIDPVVLEQLRLGRT, encoded by the coding sequence ATGACGTTCTCGATCGTGGGTCGCGACGGTGACGCGTACGGCGTCGCCGTGGCCAGCAAGTTCCTCGCCGTGGGCTACGCGGTTCCGGGTGCGCGAGCCGGAGTGGGCGCGATCGCCACCCAGGCCTACGCCAACCTGGCCTACCGCCCCCAGGGTCTCGACCTGCTCGCCGGCGGGGCGTCCAGCCGCGACGTCGTCGAGCGGCTGACGGGCGCCGACGACGGCCGCGACCAGCGGCAGGTGGGCGTGGTGTCGGCGAGCGACGCCGCGACGTTCACCGGCCCGGCCTGCCACGACTGGGCCGGCGGTCGCGCGGGCGACGACTACGCGGTGCAGGGCAACATCCTCGTCGGCGAGCAGGTGGTCGAGGCGATGGAGGCAGCGTGGACGGCGTCCGCCGGGTCGCCGATCAGCCAGCGGCTGCTCGCCGCGCTGCGGGCCGGCGACGAGGCGGGCGGTGACCGGCGGGGCCGGCAGAGCGCCGCGATCGTCGTGGTGCGCCCGGGCGCCGGCTACGGCGGGGACGACACCGCGCTCGACCTGCGGGTCGACGACCACGAGCAGCCGGTGGCCGAGCTCGAGCGCCTGGCCGCGCTGCACGAGCTGTACTTCGGCGAGCCCGACCCGCAGGCGCTGCTGCCGCTCGAGGGTGAGGTGGCCGACGAGGTGCGCTCGCTGCTCGCACGGCTCGGCCACGAGGGCGGCGACCTCGACGCCCTGCTCGACGACTGGGCCGGGTCGGCGAACTTCGAGATGCGCCTGCGTCCGGGGCGCATCGACCCTGTCGTGCTCGAGCAGCTGCGCCTCGGCCGCACCTGA